The Candidatus Anstonellales archaeon genome window below encodes:
- a CDS encoding SufD family Fe-S cluster assembly protein, whose translation MAQEKGIAFLPLSAAPYSLLEKYGLAGGGKGIFLEVPPNFKLEKEIKLNLNNQSQNLILLKKDASARLYLEGGLEASKLESYSEKTIIIAEEGAKMDFSAFILFETSAKASINRHFLISDLAKITCMQGSFGGKDVNVSTECSINKGAELSLNQLSAASPGSTYSEKTMGVICKEGGRFYFESRNVVFSTSKSFCTVNAKIKEEASGSDMAIRAKVLKEGHDCYAEVKPILEVYNNQVVAAHGAVVKEIEKEELFYLQSRGIPLQKAKKILLNGFISEVIGVHKEILYKVF comes from the coding sequence CTCCGCAGCCCCATATAGCCTATTAGAAAAGTATGGTTTGGCTGGTGGAGGAAAGGGCATATTTCTTGAAGTTCCTCCAAATTTTAAGCTAGAAAAAGAAATCAAGCTCAATTTAAATAATCAAAGTCAGAACCTAATATTGCTAAAAAAAGATGCAAGTGCAAGACTTTATCTTGAAGGGGGTCTAGAAGCAAGCAAACTTGAAAGTTATTCTGAAAAAACAATAATAATTGCGGAAGAGGGCGCTAAGATGGATTTTTCAGCATTTATCCTGTTTGAGACTTCAGCGAAGGCATCCATTAATCGTCACTTTCTAATTTCTGACCTAGCCAAAATAACTTGCATGCAGGGGAGTTTCGGAGGTAAGGATGTTAATGTAAGTACAGAATGTTCAATAAATAAAGGCGCGGAACTTTCTCTTAATCAGCTATCTGCAGCATCACCAGGAAGTACCTATTCTGAGAAAACTATGGGTGTCATATGTAAAGAAGGGGGAAGGTTCTATTTTGAAAGTAGAAATGTTGTTTTTTCAACATCTAAGTCTTTTTGCACTGTAAATGCAAAGATAAAAGAAGAAGCTTCAGGAAGCGACATGGCAATAAGAGCAAAAGTCCTAAAAGAAGGACATGACTGTTACGCTGAAGTAAAACCGATTCTTGAAGTCTACAATAATCAAGTTGTGGCAGCGCATGGAGCAGTTGTAAAGGAAATAGAAAAAGAGGAGCTTTTTTATCTTCAAAGCCGCGGTATCCCTCTCCAAAAAGCAAAAAAAATCTTACTTAATGGCTTCATAAGTGAAGTTATAGGTGTGCACAAAGAAATCCTTTATAAGGTGTTCTAA